The Flavivirga eckloniae genomic interval TTCAAAAACAAAATCGGCTCCAGCATTAACAGTCACTTTTACTTCTTGAGCGTGTACTTTTCCTTTTACAGTTAATTTGGAGTCTGGTGTGGTGGTTCCAATACCAACATTGCCAGATTGATTGATTATCATATCATAACCCGAATTAATAGTGTTATTACTAGGAACTTTAAACCCTAGATACCCTTGGTTATTCCCCGTAGCATATAATGAAATATCTGAATGCAATGTCCCTCCAGATATACTTCTTGAACGAAATCGCATTAAGGCTTCTTTGCCTAATTCATCATTTTCAAGCCTCAATAAATTGATATTATTGCCATTTAAAGTTAACAATCCATTTCCTGTATTTTTAGTACCAATACCAACATTTCCAAATTGATCTATACGCATAAAAGTACTTGTATTTCCCCTAACAAAATCTAATTTACCATATTGGGTATTTAATATATCCCATGTATTTGCTGTATTGTTAAATAATCTAAAACCTACGCCATCCCCTCCTTCTATTTCAAGACTTTTTCTAGGATTATTTGTTCCTATGCCGACATTTCCAGTAGTTGGAAATATATTTTGTGAACATAAATAGCATGGAGCTGATAAATAAAGACAAATAATAAAAAGTTGCTTTTTCATAATACTATTGCTTTATAGAATTTAATAATGTTTCAACTTTTTGTAATCTGGTTTCTAAATTTTTGTTAGTTATTT includes:
- a CDS encoding tail fiber protein — encoded protein: MKKQLFIICLYLSAPCYLCSQNIFPTTGNVGIGTNNPRKSLEIEGGDGVGFRLFNNTANTWDILNTQYGKLDFVRGNTSTFMRIDQFGNVGIGTKNTGNGLLTLNGNNINLLRLENDELGKEALMRFRSRSISGGTLHSDISLYATGNNQGYLGFKVPSNNTINSGYDMIINQSGNVGIGTTTPDSKLTVKGKVHAQEVKVTVNAGADFVFEDNYDLPDLEKTEAFIKKNKHLPEIASEKDMQENGLLLAEMNIKLLQKIEELTLYTIQQEKRIKTIEKENTELKKQKERIALLEEKIALLLNKK